A window of Quercus robur chromosome 12, dhQueRobu3.1, whole genome shotgun sequence genomic DNA:
TCGTTTTCCAATTCGAGGGCTTGGCATTCGGTCCACTCACAGGAGTAGCTGCTGCACCACCATACGCGCCCAGTCCCAAGCTTATCGTCACACTTTCCCGATTCTTGGATTGCTCATCATGAAGGAATGTGCAATTATCTCCATAAGGACAACCCTCTTAGTATTTCCGATAAAAATATTCATGGTTTAAATCCTTCCATCTTTAACCCCAACCATGAAATtatcaaaaagtaaaaagaaagatatatgATCAAAACTCCAAATTCTCTCCTTTACAGCCAATGAGATGCTATGCAATTAAGAAATCCTACTACACATAGGacttgaaaatataataaaaaaataaaaagaaagaaagatagataTATGATCAAAACTCCAAGTTCTCTCATCTACAGCCAAGGAGATGCTATGCAATTCAGTGGCGGTTCCAGGAATTTTTCTCAGGGTGTTCGTTAAGAAGGATAAATgacacaatctaataaaaagagaaattattaattattgttatttgtcctgtttaaaaagtcaaattttttaaggaaacatcatttattgtcttgtctaccttttaaaaatgtacaagtttccaaaactacccttaaataaatttatcaaaaaattgaattagtaaattaataggggtataataggaacattagtaaattaatgacttttatttttagaaacatgacaatattttgggacatctcaaaatggaatagaggacaaacaaagtgggacggagggagtataatttgttatatttttgtttcattaattataaaattattaattattgtttagcctaacataatttaatttgtttgtcttttataatgtattggttaattaaattattaattattgtttattagttgcttctcccaattaattattggttaatttaattattgtttattaattgCACTAGCACACACCCCATGTGCATTTACTTCCCCCAAATCAAATATCCCACCCTGGCCCCATGCCTCCATCTACTCCCCACTCAACAGATAAGCCCTATGGCCCCCAATCACAAGAGCCAATCAGATAAattcacaatcacaaatcacaatacactaaaagacaattaattgtATCTCACCAACATCAACAATCACCAACACCAACGGATAAAGCCAAAAACAGGggcaaatattaataaagtaatAAGGTAAAGCTCATGATATAGGGTTTCTCGGTTTTGATGGATCTAGGGAGCTGATTGGGAAAGGTCGTAACCGTAAGGAGGGGAGACTCTTATGCGTCAATTACTGCGACTTTATGTCTATTTCGGGTCACGTATAAAGGGTTTCCACTGATTGATATGCATGCTTTGGCAAAACATATTCTAATTACAAAACTCTTAGAATGATTGATTCTTATAGTCTTACTCCATTTCCATGGTTGAAATGCGAAACGTGTGGTTATGTCCTCATTGAGCACAGATTTTAGCGGTTAATGGAAAGCACCAAACCCATGCGTTGGCTTTGGTGCGAGGATCAAGGAGGCCGGATTTACCTTTATGAACCTCAGCGCGAAGTGGTCGGGTTCACTCTCTTATGCGAGTGCTAAAACTAGGCGAAGAATTTAATGAATCAGTTCGCTTGACAGAATCACTACTACTATAGGAGATCGGGAATTGCTCATTGTGGGATGGATAAactgaaaagagagtcaaagagatCACCTTAGTTAGTACACTCGAATCCTCATCAGAAGGAAAGGCAGAGTGGGCAGCCGCTGCTCCTTATTAGTCAGTCTCAAGGGGCTTGCCTAAGCTTCAATCTATGATTCCATTCCTGTAGAATCAACCTGAGCAATCAAATGAAgtctcaaagagagagagagagagactctcaTTTGCTTTCAGTCttcagataaagagagagagacagagagtctAAGAGAGAAACCCATACCCATTAACCCATATATGTAAGAgactaaagagagaaaaagaagaaatacctTGAGGTTGAGGGAGCAAGGAGGCCTAAGGTTGAGCTGAGAGGCGGCGCTGTCGGGGCAGCATGTTGAGACATGACCGATCTCTGATCTGATCAAACCGATCTCTGATCTCTGATGCCCAATGTGCTCTAGAGCTCGAGTTTGAGGCCCGATCACTGATGACTGATGTGCTCTGGAGCTCGCGACATCTGTTGGTTGTTGTCGTTGATGGTTAATgaggtttttttctttaggttaggtttctgatttcagttttttctttacttgatGAATCGGACACGtatattgggttttggttttttttttcttttttttttttttttttcggagaATCCTTGGATTTGCTACCATCTGTAATCTATTGGGTTTGCTACTATTTGTAATATGTTGGGTTTGCATCTGTAATCCGCAGGTTTGCCACCATCTATAATCTGTTCATTttgatgttgggctttttttccCTAGTGGGCttgctctgttacaatttttttttttttttcagattttagtttttaaaaaaaaaattgggctttcttttttgcttgaaagtagaacaaataaaaaaaaaaattttatttgagggtgttcctaattttttttgcaggtcagggtgttcctgggaacaccctagACTAAACATGGTGCCGCCACTGATGCAATTAAGAACTTCGTACTACAAATAGGACTTAGAgatatatcaaaaaataaaaataaaactagaaaGATATATAATCAAAACTCCAAATTCTCTCATTTACAGCCAAGGAGATGCTATGCAATTAAAAAATTCGTACTACAAATGGGActtgaaaatatatttgaaaagcttaatttcattttgtattGGAAAAGAAGTTGTGAGCAAGTATTTAATGTTGAAGAAATCACTAAAGATAATCAACAATGACAATCCCATTAATTAATAGATTAGCAACTAATCATGGTTAATCAGTGTTAGAGGAAATAACAGTgtgcaaaattaacaaattaagaTAAAACCTTGTCAGACctacaattcaaaaaaaaaaaaaaaaaaaaaaaaaaaaaaaaaaaaaaaaaaagcatggaagTAATATTCGTCTATATTTATATACTGAAATTTCCGGAAATAATGTTAAATATGGAGTgtgcaaaatcaaaattaatgtaAAGCCAATGTTACAAAATCGAAGTTTATGTAAGGagagaaaaattaagaaaacacaaatactaaaaattaagcATTGTTGAAGTTTTCGCCGGACTCCCACATCTCGCCAAGTCATCCATTGTTTGGTGCTGTATGTTTTGAGAATTACCCAAATGTTTTACAACTTTGTGCGAGTTTGTGTCCTTTTATAAGTCTTTCCTTTACATGCTTTGGCAATCTCAGTTTATACCTATCCACGCAATCCTCCTCTTCTCTTGTTTTAACTAGAGAATGCCCTGTTGTGTGTGACCTTGCAATTATTTCCACTTTTTTATCTTCATCCATTTGTTTCCTCTTTAAAGCATGTTCATCTTGGCTTTCTCCACCATGTTCATCTTCTTTGATATCAATGCGTACAACATGTTCTAATGACTGATTATTATTTTCATGATGACTATCATGCATGTGATTGAGGTTATAAATGAGCTCCTTAGAATATTTATCCAACGAGTCCGGTGGCAAATCAAGGTCCCTGCGACAAACCGGGCACGTTTTGTGAGATTCAAGCCAAACGTCGATGCATTCTTGATGAAAAACATGGTAACAAACCGGCAAAAGGCGAAGCAAACTATCATCCTCAAACTCCAACAAGCAAATTGCACATTCTAGAGCGTATTCCTCTTTGTGGAAATGTTTGACACTTGAATATAAAAATGTTGGAAATGACTGCATTAAAGAAGGATCAAGGCCAGTTTTAGCAGCTGCGCCAATGACATTGCCAGAGGGTGTTCCTTGGATTTGCAATGGGTCTTGAATGAAACACCTGCAGAAGTATATAAGGAAGAAAGctaggaaaaggaaaacaattatGATTGCTGTTA
This region includes:
- the LOC126708500 gene encoding RING-H2 finger protein ATL29-like, whose amino-acid sequence is MATDPSPLSSTPVPPISAVLTAIIIVFLFLAFFLIYFCRCFIQDPLQIQGTPSGNVIGAAAKTGLDPSLMQSFPTFLYSSVKHFHKEEYALECAICLLEFEDDSLLRLLPVCYHVFHQECIDVWLESHKTCPVCRRDLDLPPDSLDKYSKELIYNLNHMHDSHHENNNQSLEHVVRIDIKEDEHGGESQDEHALKRKQMDEDKKVEIIARSHTTGHSLVKTREEEDCVDRYKLRLPKHVKERLIKGHKLAQSCKTFG